Below is a window of bacterium DNA.
TCAAATTAGTGCTATAACTCTCTATATTTTTAGACAATTATGTCCATTTGGCTTGCCTTCCCCTATTTCTTATGATAAAATGGGAAAAAACAGAATGTGAAAATTCTACCTCATCCTTCATTTAATGTCCCATAGGGACAATATATCGGTAGAAATAAATATCATACAAATAATGTCCCATAGGGACAATATATCGGTAAATGGTTTTCCATAAATTTTCTACCAATATATCGTTCCTACGGAACTGATTGATTTATCTATCTATTCCTACCGATATTATGATCCTAACGGAACGATTATTCTCATGCCTTATTTATGGGTATTATCTTATGTAAACTTCCAGTTAATAACCGCTATAAAAAGGCTTAAAAACAGTTAGTCGAAAGTAAGTATTAAAAGATTAATAAACAACGAAAGACCCGAAATGCACAAAAAAAGGAAATTTCTGTCTCTGGTGAATAGATTTTAATTTTTTCTCTGCGTCTCTGTGTCTCTGCGGTGAACAGTTACCAAAAAGTCCAATAATTGAACAAAAATTTATCAGTAGTTTAAAATTTAATCATAGTTGTTTAAAAGTTAGAAAAAAGGTTTGAAGTGAGTTTTTAATTTACCGAAAGAGCATCTTTCTATAACTTTAGTTGTATCAATATGTTAGATATGAAGTAGTGGTCAGGGGCTTTAGTTAGCATAAGATTTGCTCCTCTATATTATTGTAAAATCCCTTTCAATCGTCAACCCTATCGTAAAAGGGAAATGGGGCAAAATAAAGATGTTAAATACCCTAAATAAGGTGGTCAAATAGAAAAATTGACACAGATTTTTGCCCCAGGACTAATTAAAATTGGTAACTGGTTAAATGGTAAGTAATTACCATTCACCAGTTATCATTACCAAATTAAAGGAGGTGAAAAAGGAGGTCCTTCTTAAAAAAATTAAAGGAGGAAAGAAAAAATGAAAAGATTAATTATTGGGTTAGTAAGTATTTTAGGACTGCTATGGGCAACCAGTGCCATAGCCGATGTGGAAGACAAAACAGTTCAGGTGAAATTAGTGGTTCTCCAGATTATCGACTTAGAGGTAACAGCACCAGATACGGTTGTCCCCACAGCAGAAGATTATGCAGTGGATGCGGCACATGATCAGAAATATAGCTGGGTGGCAGATTGTGACCCATCACCAGATTCGATGGGATTTGCAGACAGAGCAGATGCGCTACAAGTAACGATATTCACAAATGCGAAAAGTGGAGCGACAGTTTATTTCTACGGTAATCCCAATCCTGTTCATAACGAATCTCTACAGAATAAAGATGTTTATTTATCCGTGAACCGCGAGAAAACCTATGTGTTAATGAACGCGCCAGACGGAACACCAGCCGCAGAGGATGATTTAGATGTAACTGAGGGTATAGATGGTGCATGGGCAAATGCTAATACAGCAATTGATGGGACTCACAAGTGCAAGTGGATACAAACCCACAATGAAGCTAAAGAGTTTTTTGGAGTTACAGAAGCTACGGAAGCAGCAAGACTTTGGTCCCTCCAATTAGGAATTGCCTGTTTATCCGAATATACGGAAAGTACAGACGCTGGCTACACGATGGACCTAACATTTATCTTGATGCCTCGTGTTTAATTTAACTCAACTTCTCAACATAAAAAAGGACCTCCTTTTCATAAAAATAAAGAGGGAGAAAAAATATTCTCCCTCTTTTTATTTTTTTCCCCATATAATCTCCATATTTCCTTCAGACACACGGAAAAAGGTTACCTGCTTTTATTACCCCCCAGTCAGGAAAAACGGTCATCTCCACGACGTGGACACAAAGAACAATGAAAATAGCACGCTGATGACGCGGAGGTCGCGGATATTTCGCGGATAAAAAATATATTATAGAAAAATCCGCTAAAATCCGTTAAATCCGCGTTATCCGTGTGCTATTTTAACATTATTTTTCAGGAGAACGCTCATGAACCGTAGGTTCACAACAGGAGAATGAAAATAGGGGAAAAACAGGGTGGAGGAAAGATTTTCTCTCTACTCTCTACTCTCTACTTTCTACTCTCTACTTCCTATTTTCATGAGAATTCCCTATTTCACTAACGCATTACCTTCACCCTATTTTTATTATTGACAAACTGTAAAGTAAATGGTATAGTTTAATTATGCCAAATAATTATGAACAGATTGATTTAAGTAAAATAAAGACATATCCAATAAAAAACCGTAAAAATCTGGTCAAACTAAAAGATTTTGTTAGACTTCTACCCAGAGATGCTGCTCTTAAAGAGTTTATTGATTCCCTGCCCGATATTTTAAAAGGGGCTGATTTGAAGGAATTAATAAAGTCTATCTGCCAGGCATATCACCAAAAGAGACCTATTTTATGGGCTTGTGGAGCCCATGTAATAAAATGTGGGTTGTCACCCCTGATTATTGAACTAATGAAAAAAGGTTTAGTAAATTGTCTTTCGCTAAATGGTGCCGGGATTATTCATGATTTTGAGATTGCCTTGATAGGTGAAACATCAGAGGATGTCTCAAAAAGTCTTTTAGATGGTTCCTTTGGTATGGCAAAGGAAACCGGTGAACTAATTAATGAGGCAATTATTGATGGGGCAAGACATAATCTTGGGATTGGCAGGGCAGTTGGTAAGATGATTTCAGAACAAAAACTTAAATATCGAGAATATAGTATTTTATATCAGGGGTTTGAATTAAATATCCCTATTACAGTCCATGTGGCTATTGGCACGGATATTATTCATCAACATCCAAATGCCTCAGGTGAGGCAATTGGTAAAGGCAGTATGATTGATTTTCACATTTTTACTAACCAGGTGGCTAATTTAGAGGGTGGGGTGTTTATAAATATAGGTTCGGCGGTAATCATCCCGGAGGTATTTTTAAAGGCATTAACGATTGTTCGAAATTTAAACTACACGGTGGAAGATTTTGTCACTGCTAACTTTGATATGATGATACAATATCGACCAATGTCCAATATCGTTAAAAGACCAACGCTAAAAGCCGGAAAAGGATATTCATTTATTGGTCATCATGAAATAATGATGCCACTTTTGGCTTATGGGATATTGGCGGAAATTCAGAGCAACGAAGGTTGATATTAACTGCGTTTACCCTGTGTCTATGCATAAAAATTAATTGCATTTTATTTAGTAATATGTTATAATGTGAGGTAAATGAATAAAATATTGGTTATCCACGGTCCTAATCTAAATTTATTAGGGAAAAGAGAACCCGAAGTCTATGGGAATATAACCCTTGCGGAGATTAATCAAAGATTAAAAGAATTAGCCAATGAAAAGCAAATAGACCTGAAAATCATTCAGAGTAATCATGAAGGTGAGATTGTAGATGAGATTGGCAAGGCAGACGCTAAATTTATTATAATTAATCCCGGGGCATTTACGCATACAAGTATTGCTATTCGTGATGCCATCGCCGCCACAGGTATTCCAACGATAGAGGTGCATCTATCTAATATTTATAAAAGAGAGGAATTCAGGCATAAATCCCTGATTGCACCTGTTTGTATTGGACAAATTAGTGGTTTTGGAGTGACTGGTTATCTGTTAGCCTTCCAGTCTGCTATTGAATTGATGAAAAGTGGAGGGTAGATGTGAAGAAAGAAAAAGAATATGATAAGAAATCTTTAGCCTCAGATTATTTTAATGAGGCAGTTAGATTCTATAAGAATGGAAAAGAGATATTAAAAAATGTCCCGATTGTATATAAAAGTTACGAGGATTCAAAACCCGTAGCAGAGGCAGCCGGAATATGTTATCTTAGTATGCTGAAAGCTTTAGATGGGTATCTTATTCTAAAAGGGATAGATAAGGCTAATTTACCTACTTCTTATCAGGGCTATTGGCAAACATTATCTAAAGATATGGTTCATAATGGTAAGGTAAAATCTGCCATAAAAATTGCTTACGAGAACCTTCATATCTTTGGTTATTATCGAGGTGGAACTGGAGTTTCAATGATAAAAGAAGGTTTTCAGTGTGCTAAATTTGTGATTGAACATCTATCTCATAAAAAAATTACCTAACATGGATAGAATCAACAAATTACAAACGATATTATCAAAAAAGAAATTAGATGGATTATTGGTATCTAATATCACCAATGTTCAGTATCTAACAGGATTTACAGGCTCTTCGGCTGATTTGTTGGTTACTTCCCAAAAGATATACTTTATTACGGATTCAAGATACCTTGAACAGGCACAAAAAGAAGTCCATCAGGGTGTTGAGTTCATTAAAGAAGAAAAAGGGTTAGTTAAGACCTTAAAAAAACTCCTGCCAAAACAAAAACTTAAAAATTTAGGTTTAGAAACTGATTACCTGACTTATACTCAATATCAAAAACTCGTTAAAGAATTAACATTTGTAGAATTAGTTCCAACCGAAGGATTGGTTTATAAGTTAAGATTAATCAAAGAGAAAGATGAAATACAGAAGATAAAATATGCCTGTCAAATAGCAGAAGATGCCTTTAAAGTCCTATTACCGTTTATCAATGAGGGTATGAGTGAGCATGATGTTGCCATTGAGTTAGAGTATTTAATCAAGAAAAAAGGCGGCGAGATTGCCTTTGAGACAATTGTTGCTTCAGGCTGGCGTTCAAGTC
It encodes the following:
- the aroQ gene encoding type II 3-dehydroquinate dehydratase produces the protein MNKILVIHGPNLNLLGKREPEVYGNITLAEINQRLKELANEKQIDLKIIQSNHEGEIVDEIGKADAKFIIINPGAFTHTSIAIRDAIAATGIPTIEVHLSNIYKREEFRHKSLIAPVCIGQISGFGVTGYLLAFQSAIELMKSGG
- a CDS encoding DUF5618 family protein; its protein translation is MKKEKEYDKKSLASDYFNEAVRFYKNGKEILKNVPIVYKSYEDSKPVAEAAGICYLSMLKALDGYLILKGIDKANLPTSYQGYWQTLSKDMVHNGKVKSAIKIAYENLHIFGYYRGGTGVSMIKEGFQCAKFVIEHLSHKKIT
- a CDS encoding Xaa-Pro peptidase family protein gives rise to the protein MDRINKLQTILSKKKLDGLLVSNITNVQYLTGFTGSSADLLVTSQKIYFITDSRYLEQAQKEVHQGVEFIKEEKGLVKTLKKLLPKQKLKNLGLETDYLTYTQYQKLVKELTFVELVPTEGLVYKLRLIKEKDEIQKIKYACQIAEDAFKVLLPFINEGMSEHDVAIELEYLIKKKGGEIAFETIVASGWRSSLPHGKPSHKKLKMGDFVIFDFGARFKGYNCDLTRTLILGKPSPRQKLVYQSVKNAQEKVLENLRAGVEFAEVDKIAREKIAENGLKRFFGHNLGHGIGIEVHEIPHISSSNKTLMKSGMVVTIEPGIYIPNFGGVRIEDTVLITENGHKVLSDNVSKELIAL